The DNA sequence GTAAAGCAGGTCGTCGGTCGGAATGTTGCCGGTCGCCAGCGGCGCAAAGGGGCAACCGCCTATCCCGCCGATGCTGGCGTCGATGGACGCCACGCCGGCATCCAGCGCCGCCTGGGCGTTGGCCAGCCCGGTGTTGCGCGTATTGTGCAGGTGCACCCGGATCGGCAGGCCGGGCAGACGTTCGGAAATACGCCCGAGAACGTCCGTGATCTGCGCCGGCACGGCCACGCCGATGGAATCGGCGATCCCCAGTTCCACCGGGTCGCCCTCGGCCACTCGTTCGGCGTACTCCACCACACGTTCCGGGGGAACCTCACCTTCGAAGGGGCAACCGAAGGCCGACGAAACCATGCAATTGGCCCGTATCCCTTCCTTCTTCGCTTCCTTCGCAATCTTGAGCCAGGCGTCGATGGATTCGAGGCTGGAGACACCCTGGTTGCGCCGGTTATAGGTGTCGCTGGACACCACGACCATGCCCACCTCGTCGATGCCGCAATCCCGGGCGCGTTCGAAGCCGCGCTGGTTCAGGATCAGGCCGATGAGAATCAGATCGTCGCGCTTCGGCACGCCGCGAACCACGTCTTCGGCATCGGCCATCTGCGGAACCCGCTTCGGGTGGACGAAACTGACTGCCTCCACCTTGCGTATCCCCGCGTCCACCGCGCGGCGAATGAAATCCAGCTTGACCTCGGTCGGCAACACTTCCTCGGATTGCAGGCCGTCCCGCGGACCCACTTCCACAATCGAAACACGACGCGCGCTGGCAGTCATCGAAATGCCGTCCCCCTCAAACCAAGGCAGCGTATTCTATACAATGTATGTTCAAACTTCATCATGGCCCGGCCCCGGAAACAAGCGGGGCCGGGCTTTTCGCACGATAAGGGGAACCACGAACATGACGGACAAGACCGGCCCGCTGGCCGATCTGAGGCTGATTGAACTCGGGGCGCTGCTGGCGGGCCCGTTCTGCGGGCAACTGATGGCGGATTTCGGCGCCGAGGTGATCAAGGTGGAAGCGCCGGACCGGCCGGATCCGATGCGTGACTGGGGCCAGGAGAAAGCCCACGGAATGTCGCTGTGGTGGCCGGTGATTTCCCGGAACAAAAAGGCGATCACGCTGAATCTTCGCGAGAAAGAGGGCCAGGATATCCTCAAGGAACTGGTCGCCCAGGCCGACTTCCTGCTGGAGAACTTCCGGCCGGGAACGCTGGAGCGCTGGAACCTGTCCTGGGAGGAACTGCACGACATCAATCCCGCGCTGATCCTGATACGCGTGTCCGGCTATGGGCAGACCGGCCCCTATTCCTCGCGGGCCGGCTACGGCGCGATCGGCGAGGCCATGGGCGGATTGCGCTACGTAGCCGGCGATCCCTCCACTCCGCCAAGCCGCGTGGGCATCAGCATAGGCGACCAGCTCGCGGCCACCTTCGCCTGCATCGGGGCCCTATCCGCCCTGCATCACCGCGAGCGCACGGGCGAAGGGCAGATCGTGGATTCCGCGATCTACGAGGCGGTGCTCAACATGATGGAATCGCTCGTCACCGAATACCAGCAGGCCGGCTATGTCCGCGAGCGCACCGGGTCCATTCTGCCGCGTGTGGCGCCGTCGAACGTCTATCCCACCAGGGACGGTACCTACATCCTGATCGCGGCCAACCAGGACAGCGTTTTCCGGCGCTTGAGCGCGGCCATGGGGCGGCCGGAACTGGCCGACGATCCCCGCTACTCCAGCCATGCCGCGCGTGGCGAGACGCAGACGGAACTCGATGAGCTTATCGCGGAATGGACCGCGACCAAGGACGCCGCCGAGCTGGAGGCGCTGATGGACGAGAGCGGCGTCCCGTCCGGCAAGATCTACCGGGCGCCGGAAATGCTCGAGGACGCGCACTTCAAGGCACGCGATGCGATCGTTTCGGTCATGCACCCGAAGTTCGGCGATCTGAAGATGCAGAACGTGGCGCCCAAGCTGTCGCTGACGCCCGGGCGGATACGGAACCCGGCGCCGGAGATCGGACAGCACAACGACGAAATCTACCGGGGCCTGCTCGACTACGACGATGACAGGCTCGCCGGACTGAAGGAACGGGGGATTATCTGAAATCATGGTGGAACTCGACCAGGACTACAGCCAGGCCGGTTTCGGCGGCTCGATCCAGCCCGGGGCCAGGCCCGCGCTGCTGATCATCGACTTCGTTCAGGCCTACCTGGACCCCGAATGCTCGCTCTACGCGGGCGTGGAGGAAGAACTGGCCCAGGCGGTGAACCTGCTGGGCGAATGCCGCAAGGCCGGCATACCCGTTTTTCACACCTGCGTGGAATATGACGCCGCCGGGGTGGAGGGCGGCGTGTTCTACCGCAAGGTGCCGGCGCTGGCCAACCTTGTGAAGGGGTCGCCCTATTGCGCTTTCGGCGACGGGCTGGAGCCGGCCGAGGGCGAGGTGGTGATCGTCAAGAAATACCCCAGTGCGTTCTTCGGCACGCACCTGGCGGCCACGCTGTCTTCGCTGGGAGTCGATACGCTGCTGATTTGCGGATTGACCACCAGCGGCTGCGTACGCGCCTCGGCAGTGGACGCGCTGCAGTACGGCTACATTCCGATCGTCGTTCGCGAGGCCACCGGCGACCGTGACGAGCGGCCGCACGAGGCCAACCTGTTCGACATCAGCAAGAAATTCGGCGAGGTCATCGGCATCGATGACGCCCGCCGATACCTGGCATCGTTATGATCGGCCCGATCAGTTGCGTGACGATCGCCGCGCCCGACCTGGGCGCGATGGAAGAGGCCTACGAGCTTCTGGGCTACCAGTCGACCGGCGGCGGACGGGTTTCGGGGGAGCTGGCGAAATTCTGGGGCGCCGAGGCGGTGGAAGGCGCGCAGTTCCTGCTCATGGCGCCGGCAACCACCACCGGATTTCATTTCCGGTTCGTGGAGCAGCCGGAAACGGAAGGCTACGCGGCCTATCGATGCTGGGGCTGGAACGCGGCCGAACTGATGGTGCAGGACACCGATGCGCTGGAGAAACAACTCCTCGGCACGCCCTTCCACATCCTGGGGCCTCCCGCGGACCTGTCCATCACGGACGCCATCCGCGCCATGCAGGTCCAGGGACCGGCCAAGGAATTCCTGTACCTCACCATGTTCAAGCGGAGGACGGAATTCGACGTGCCCGAGGCCGTGGATTTCGTCGACCGCACCTTCATCGTGATCCTCGGAGGGCCTTCGGTCGAGATGATCGGCGACGCCTGGGGCGAGCGCTTCGAACTCAGCTACGGCGAACCGCGTCCGGTGCGAATCACGGTCATGGGACAGGTCTACGGCCTGCCGTACGATCACCGCTTCATGCTGAGCACGATGTCCCTTTCCGGAAGCAACCTGATCGAACTCGACAGCATGCCGGAAACCGCCGAGCCGCGACCGCAGCGGGACGGCTGGCTGCCGCCGTCGATCAGCATGGTCAGCTTCGTTTCCGATTCGCTCGGAGAACACACGCTGAAGGACCAGCCGGGCGCACCTTATTACGGCCGCGAGGCCGGCATCTGGCGCGGTCCGGTAGGCGAGTGGGTGGAGCTCATCGCGCCCGTCTGAGCCGTGCTATTCTCCATTCAGGCTCCTTGAGAGGGAGGAATTCCAAATGTTTCGAAACGTTCACGCCCTGACGCCCGACGCCAATCACGACGAAGCTTCCCGCATGGACTTCGTCCGTGCTTTCCGGGCCCATCTCTCCGGCACGATCATGCCCGGCAACTTCTCCCTCTACGAAGAGAAGATCAAGCCGGCCATCGAAAAGGAAACCGGACGTCCGCCGCAGCATCGCGACGAAATTCGCAAGAAGATGATGTCGGAACCGTATTACCAGCTGTGGAGCGCGATGACCCGCCGCAGTCAGGAAATGATGTGGGACGCCACGGTGGACACGGTCGAGCGGCAACTTCCCGACATGATCGAACGCTTCCGGGCCACGCACGGGAACGCCGGCGGCAGCCTCGAGCTGAACCCGGACCTCGAAATTCCGCGCTACCACACGGTGCACGACATTCACATCCAGCCGGGCGGCTACCACACCGACCAGGTTGCCGACGACATCACGGCCGGCGCCCTGTACGAGACCGGCCTGCAGATGTACATGGCCGGAGCCTGGGGGCCGGAAGGGGATTTCCTGGGTCACATGCTGTGCAACGGCATGCGCGGAATCTGGCCGGATTTC is a window from the Gammaproteobacteria bacterium genome containing:
- a CDS encoding hydroxymethylglutaryl-CoA lyase, coding for MTASARRVSIVEVGPRDGLQSEEVLPTEVKLDFIRRAVDAGIRKVEAVSFVHPKRVPQMADAEDVVRGVPKRDDLILIGLILNQRGFERARDCGIDEVGMVVVSSDTYNRRNQGVSSLESIDAWLKIAKEAKKEGIRANCMVSSAFGCPFEGEVPPERVVEYAERVAEGDPVELGIADSIGVAVPAQITDVLGRISERLPGLPIRVHLHNTRNTGLANAQAALDAGVASIDASIGGIGGCPFAPLATGNIPTDDLLYLLSRSGVETGVSLKKIIETSGWLREQLGHGDLPAMLPRAGIFPDVAMGAQA
- a CDS encoding CoA transferase, with the protein product MTDKTGPLADLRLIELGALLAGPFCGQLMADFGAEVIKVEAPDRPDPMRDWGQEKAHGMSLWWPVISRNKKAITLNLREKEGQDILKELVAQADFLLENFRPGTLERWNLSWEELHDINPALILIRVSGYGQTGPYSSRAGYGAIGEAMGGLRYVAGDPSTPPSRVGISIGDQLAATFACIGALSALHHRERTGEGQIVDSAIYEAVLNMMESLVTEYQQAGYVRERTGSILPRVAPSNVYPTRDGTYILIAANQDSVFRRLSAAMGRPELADDPRYSSHAARGETQTELDELIAEWTATKDAAELEALMDESGVPSGKIYRAPEMLEDAHFKARDAIVSVMHPKFGDLKMQNVAPKLSLTPGRIRNPAPEIGQHNDEIYRGLLDYDDDRLAGLKERGII
- a CDS encoding isochorismatase family protein, with the translated sequence MVELDQDYSQAGFGGSIQPGARPALLIIDFVQAYLDPECSLYAGVEEELAQAVNLLGECRKAGIPVFHTCVEYDAAGVEGGVFYRKVPALANLVKGSPYCAFGDGLEPAEGEVVIVKKYPSAFFGTHLAATLSSLGVDTLLICGLTTSGCVRASAVDALQYGYIPIVVREATGDRDERPHEANLFDISKKFGEVIGIDDARRYLASL
- a CDS encoding class I SAM-dependent methyltransferase; the protein is MFRNVHALTPDANHDEASRMDFVRAFRAHLSGTIMPGNFSLYEEKIKPAIEKETGRPPQHRDEIRKKMMSEPYYQLWSAMTRRSQEMMWDATVDTVERQLPDMIERFRATHGNAGGSLELNPDLEIPRYHTVHDIHIQPGGYHTDQVADDITAGALYETGLQMYMAGAWGPEGDFLGHMLCNGMRGIWPDFQPKRILDMGCGAGNSTLPWGKVFPDAEIHAIDVGAPMLRYAHTRAESLGVAVHFSQQNAECTDYEDGSFDLVVSHIMLHETSKKALPRIFAETRRLLGSGGRMLHFDIPRGDTLFDQFMHDWESYNNNESFARCMTDIDLVAEAVKGGWPADEVGLELMKSNLDVTQRNYSRDEMSFKSLAGIRA